TGAACTACAATTTTGATGAATTACACTGATCTCATGAGAAATATCTGCCAACCTATCAATGGGGTTATCGGGAATATCATAAATCAAGTTGTATTTTCTAGAGAAACTATCATCGGAAATTGGTGAAAAATTCTTCCCATCGTCTGAATCTTCGATTAAAATGTCGGCATCCGGAGAATTGCGAGTAGCTCTTATGGCTCTTCCGGAAACTGGATCAACGATATTTACACAAAATGTCAATTCCGTAGACTTATCATGAACCATGTCATCTAGATGCTTTTGAAGAACCTTGTTTACTGATTTGTTTTTAAGACCAAATGCAGAAATAGCTATGAGATTCATCAGAGTACTTTTCCCTGACATGTTGGGTCCCTCTATTCTGAATATATTCTTCAGAGGGCCCTTGTATTCATCATCTGGAACATATGTTGGCTTTTTAGTCCCCATGTCAATGGTTAGTCTATAGTCATAATCAATCATCAGCACTCACTCTCTACATACTCGATGATTTTATCCAAAGCCTCGCTCGTATTACCATACTGTTCCAAAATCTCAATTATCTTTTTCTGAAGTGCAGTATTTCCAATACTTTTGAGATACTCCAAGGAATTACTTGTTTCACACTCATTCATTTTTAACAACTCCGCACAGAGACAGTGGGAATTTAAGAATCTTCAATTGCGGAAGATCATGTATGGATGCTATTGCAAATCCTTTTCTAAGACCTTCCAATTCTTCAGGGCTTATTTTCACACCAATGCTTTTCAATGAACTTGAATCTGTTTTGAAAAATATCTGAGTATTGACTACCGATGGGATTCCTTTAGGGATATCCTCAATACTTTGCGATGCAAAAATTACACCTATCTCTTTACTTCTTCCTGTCCTGCAAATCCTCTCAATATCATCCAGAGCTTCTCTTGAGGAATCTGTACTGTAAAACTGATGAACCTCATCTATTATTATCAGGATTGGAACTTTACTCATCATCGCATCTTTTGCATCTACAATCTTTTTAAGCAGATCACGAAGCAATATAGAGCCAAACCTCGGCCCCTTATCCCCAGAGAAATCCAAGATGCTCATTTTTCCCTGCTGAAGAACATCATCATAGTCCAAAGAATCTGCAGAAGAGTTATCAAAGAAATCGATAGCCGACTCCAAACTTCTAGATATGTTGTCATATGTTCCTGGATGAATGGTAACTGGTGTCTCCTCACCACGATCGCTGATTGATGTAAATCTTTTCGAGTCTTCTTTACTGTTAAAATATTTTACAAATTCGGTAAATCTGGCCTTACCCTTTTCAGCCTCATACTGTCTCCAATATCTGAATATGCCAGGGAGATTCAATGCACCCTTATCAGAAATTCCTTGCAACAAACCAGTAAGTGCCTCTGGCTGAATCTGATTGACATCTAAAGTTATCTTTCTACAAATGTCGTAGTTTATTCCTTTTACGCTCTCATATCTACGATTCGCTGGCATATACATAGTAACATTGCTTACGCCGTGTGGGCTCATGCCAAGAGACTTCCACTCCGACAATACAGCCTCATCATCTGACACAGAGGCTCTATCCATTTGTAAAAAATCAATATCCTTTACATTCACTGCGAGAACTGCACCTTTAATTTCTTCAATAAAGTATTGCGCAAGATACTTCATAGCAACAGTTTTTCCACTGCCTGTCTTTCCACATATCAAAGTTTGGTGATAGAAAAAGTCACTTGGAAGAGTTGCAGTAATGTGTTTCCCTGATTCATCCCTCAACACCCTGTTTTGATTTGAATGAACAGTGGAGACGAATACTTTTGGCCCCTTATCTCCCATACCCATTGCAAGATTGATTTCCTCTTGAGAAGATCTTCTTGCCGGACTGGTTGGATGGATAAAATCAACCATTCCATCATCGCGTTCAAATACATCTTTCACACGATAGGCTGTAATCTCATTCTTGCATTTCTTATCAGCTTCCAAATACTCCAGATCCATGTCTGAAAGAAGTGGCGAGGGAGAATAGGGAACAACTTGTTTACTCTCGTCCACTCTCAATATAAACTTGCGTTTAGATTTATTATCCTCAACAGTCAAAAATGACCCCTTCGGAAGAATTCCATCTGTAGATCCTTTTGATACAAGCTTTATCTTCTGGTCTGTTTCATTGAGTACTGTCCAAATCATCGTCTCCCCACCTCGCTT
The nucleotide sequence above comes from Candidatus Methanomethylophilus alvi Mx1201. Encoded proteins:
- a CDS encoding ATP-binding protein, translating into MIWTVLNETDQKIKLVSKGSTDGILPKGSFLTVEDNKSKRKFILRVDESKQVVPYSPSPLLSDMDLEYLEADKKCKNEITAYRVKDVFERDDGMVDFIHPTSPARRSSQEEINLAMGMGDKGPKVFVSTVHSNQNRVLRDESGKHITATLPSDFFYHQTLICGKTGSGKTVAMKYLAQYFIEEIKGAVLAVNVKDIDFLQMDRASVSDDEAVLSEWKSLGMSPHGVSNVTMYMPANRRYESVKGINYDICRKITLDVNQIQPEALTGLLQGISDKGALNLPGIFRYWRQYEAEKGKARFTEFVKYFNSKEDSKRFTSISDRGEETPVTIHPGTYDNISRSLESAIDFFDNSSADSLDYDDVLQQGKMSILDFSGDKGPRFGSILLRDLLKKIVDAKDAMMSKVPILIIIDEVHQFYSTDSSREALDDIERICRTGRSKEIGVIFASQSIEDIPKGIPSVVNTQIFFKTDSSSLKSIGVKISPEELEGLRKGFAIASIHDLPQLKILKFPLSLCGVVKNE